The Dehalococcoidales bacterium genome window below encodes:
- a CDS encoding beta-eliminating lyase-related protein, which yields MKTIDLRSDTKTLPTDEMRQAMYEAELGDDVDGEDPTVNRLEKLGADMLGKEAALYTTSGIMSNLLSVLTHTQRGEEIILGSQSHIFWYEVGGASALGGVVMRTVPNTPDGTIPLAE from the coding sequence ATGAAAACGATAGATTTGAGAAGCGATACCAAGACCCTCCCTACCGATGAAATGCGCCAAGCCATGTACGAAGCCGAACTTGGGGATGACGTAGATGGAGAAGACCCTACCGTTAACCGCCTGGAAAAGCTTGGGGCAGACATGCTCGGCAAAGAAGCGGCTCTTTATACCACGAGCGGAATAATGAGCAACCTCCTTTCGGTACTCACTCATACCCAGCGCGGGGAGGAGATAATCCTCGGCAGCCAGTCCCACATCTTCTGGTATGAAGTTGGCGGGGCTTCTGCTCTGGGTGGAGTTGTGATGCGCACTGTGCCCAATACTCCTGATGGAACCATCCCCCTGGCTGAAAT
- a CDS encoding 4Fe-4S binding protein, translated as MQLFLTVVLIGLIGLLCGAAIYIVYIRVPHKVPGLGRIDEINSLLPGMNCGACGYAGCFALASELVNNPEKAGEVSCPMLAGDKEAIKALETALGVTIDTDSLSKKTMIHCGGNSEVIFDYSGTQTCKAAALQAGGFKHCPYACLGLGDCMRACKYDAISIDKTRGIAVIDYVKCTGCSLCIKECPQDLIKLVPGKTKIAFRCNYSELKQIAGRERCETGCIHCRKCFNACKYEAITWNKEKAEPEFIADKCTFCGDCIEVCPNNTLEFFRAPEPSSST; from the coding sequence ATGCAGTTATTTCTAACTGTTGTTCTCATTGGCTTGATAGGCCTGTTGTGCGGTGCAGCAATCTACATTGTATATATCCGGGTGCCGCATAAAGTCCCCGGATTAGGAAGAATCGACGAAATCAACTCCCTCTTGCCAGGAATGAACTGCGGAGCCTGCGGTTACGCTGGCTGTTTTGCCCTTGCCAGTGAACTGGTTAACAATCCCGAAAAAGCCGGAGAAGTATCCTGCCCAATGCTCGCTGGAGATAAAGAAGCCATCAAAGCCCTGGAAACCGCACTGGGAGTTACCATAGATACTGATTCCTTAAGCAAGAAGACAATGATACACTGCGGGGGGAATTCCGAAGTTATCTTTGATTATTCTGGCACCCAAACCTGCAAGGCAGCTGCTCTTCAGGCAGGTGGATTCAAGCACTGCCCGTATGCGTGCCTTGGTCTGGGTGACTGTATGCGAGCCTGCAAGTACGATGCAATATCGATTGATAAAACCAGAGGCATAGCGGTTATTGATTATGTAAAATGCACCGGCTGCAGCCTATGCATAAAAGAATGCCCGCAGGATCTTATTAAACTAGTCCCAGGTAAAACCAAAATCGCCTTTCGCTGTAACTATAGCGAACTTAAGCAGATTGCAGGCAGGGAGCGCTGTGAGACCGGGTGCATCCACTGCCGCAAGTGTTTTAATGCTTGTAAATATGAAGCAATCACCTGGAACAAGGAAAAGGCAGAACCGGAGTTTATTGCCGATAAGTGCACATTCTGCGGAGACTGCATTGAAGTATGCCCCAATAATACCCTGGAGTTCTTCAGAGCACCAGAACCAAGTTCGTCAACCTAA
- a CDS encoding RnfABCDGE type electron transport complex subunit A: MTNPLTIFLSMALINNFVLVKFLGLCPFFGVSKKLSNALSMGLAVTFVMVAASAVIWPIYNYILVNLHAEYLSTVVYILVIATLVQILELVIMRTNYALYSAFGIYLALITTNCAVLGVTLVNTSEGYNFIESVLSALGGGIGFALVLVIMSGIRERLDNARVPKSMKGLPVAFMVAALLGLAFSGFAGMV; encoded by the coding sequence ATGACTAATCCATTGACAATATTCCTCAGCATGGCACTCATCAACAACTTTGTGCTGGTAAAATTTTTAGGACTTTGCCCGTTCTTTGGAGTATCTAAAAAATTATCCAACGCATTAAGCATGGGGCTGGCAGTAACATTTGTTATGGTAGCAGCCTCGGCAGTGATTTGGCCAATATATAACTACATCTTAGTCAACCTCCACGCAGAGTATTTAAGCACGGTGGTTTACATCCTGGTTATCGCTACCCTGGTTCAGATCCTGGAGTTGGTTATCATGCGTACCAACTATGCCCTGTATAGTGCATTTGGTATATATCTGGCCCTTATTACCACCAATTGTGCTGTTCTTGGTGTAACGCTGGTAAACACCAGCGAAGGCTATAATTTCATCGAAAGCGTGCTGTCAGCGCTGGGTGGTGGTATCGGTTTTGCCCTGGTGCTGGTAATAATGTCCGGCATCCGCGAAAGGCTGGATAATGCGCGTGTCCCCAAATCTATGAAAGGGCTTCCGGTTGCTTTTATGGTGGCTGCACTTTTAGGCCTGGCATTTTCCGGTTTTGCGGGGATGGTATAG
- the rsxE gene encoding electron transport complex subunit RsxE, which produces MVSWLKEFGKGLVVSNPIFVMALGLCPSLAVTNSLDNAIGMGAAVIFVLLCSNILVSILRTWVAGIVRIPTFIVIIATFVTIISLIFQAYVPALYESLGIYLPLIVVNCIILGRAEAFASKNRLSLAVADALGMGSGFLLAICIIATLRETLGTGKLTIFGNTLFSLPVLSEQPISLFLLPAGAFLVIGLLLALFRRVGLIKND; this is translated from the coding sequence ATGGTTAGCTGGTTAAAAGAATTCGGCAAGGGGCTGGTGGTATCCAACCCAATATTCGTAATGGCTTTGGGTCTATGCCCTTCCCTGGCAGTAACCAATTCGCTTGATAATGCTATCGGGATGGGTGCAGCAGTAATTTTCGTACTACTCTGCTCAAATATACTGGTTTCGATACTGCGTACATGGGTAGCTGGCATTGTGCGTATACCAACCTTTATTGTAATTATCGCCACCTTTGTTACTATAATTAGTTTGATTTTCCAGGCTTATGTGCCTGCGCTGTATGAATCCCTCGGTATATATTTGCCCCTGATAGTAGTTAACTGCATTATCCTGGGCAGGGCAGAAGCCTTTGCCTCCAAAAACCGGTTGAGCCTGGCAGTAGCTGACGCGCTTGGAATGGGCTCAGGGTTTTTATTGGCTATATGCATTATCGCTACATTACGAGAGACCCTGGGAACCGGCAAGCTAACCATATTCGGTAATACTCTGTTTTCCCTCCCGGTTTTAAGCGAACAACCAATTTCGCTATTTCTGTTACCGGCGGGAGCATTTCTGGTGATTGGCCTGCTGTTGGCTTTGTTCAGAAGAGTGGGGTTAATAAAGAATGACTAA
- a CDS encoding RnfABCDGE type electron transport complex subunit G, protein MQLSDLKKYYAVIFLTFIVMVSVSLLGLTYNLTEEQIKRQEHEQFLAHLTKIFPDMDDFEFENDIYTLYDNGDLEGYAFFASTPGYSGEIKIMVGLANKETIKGIVIISHTETPGIGTRITEPPFISQFEGMAIDLVSSEIDTLTGATISSKAVIEAVSKMAMEKVALLD, encoded by the coding sequence ATGCAGCTTAGCGATCTTAAAAAGTATTATGCCGTTATATTCCTTACGTTTATCGTAATGGTTTCTGTCAGCCTGCTTGGCCTCACCTATAATCTGACCGAGGAGCAGATAAAACGGCAGGAGCATGAGCAATTTCTTGCCCATCTTACTAAAATATTTCCTGATATGGATGATTTCGAATTCGAGAACGACATTTATACCCTTTATGACAATGGAGATCTGGAGGGGTATGCGTTTTTCGCCAGTACCCCGGGGTATAGCGGGGAAATAAAAATCATGGTCGGTCTGGCCAATAAAGAAACAATCAAGGGAATTGTGATAATATCCCATACCGAAACTCCGGGTATTGGTACCCGAATTACAGAACCGCCATTCATAAGCCAGTTTGAGGGAATGGCAATAGACCTGGTGAGTTCAGAAATAGATACGCTGACCGGAGCAACTATCAGCTCGAAAGCGGTTATCGAAGCCGTCAGCAAAATGGCAATGGAAAAGGTAGCACTGCTGGATTAA
- a CDS encoding RnfABCDGE type electron transport complex subunit D, with the protein MAEQVSQKSRLSPAPHMRGMFDTGKMMKITLVSLLIPAVGGIMRYGYNALGVIAVTVITAIIAGMICQKLRGQAIKFDAGTVITGLLLALVLPPALPLWMAAIGAIFAVCIVKEAFGGTGQNIFNPALGAQAFLLASFSSPMSHWIEPTGFGGDLISGINPLVGEIGAEITKGELYQSLLFGNTAGFIGSGAIFVIVGGLLLLLIGTIDIRTPLSYLGAVALTSLAFGADPIFHLLAGGVMLTAFYFACDPVTTPLYWKGRLIFAIGAGVFTVLVRQLGSAADGFTYAILIMNAVTPLIDRYVKPIPMGMKKVKRNAA; encoded by the coding sequence GTGGCAGAACAAGTCAGCCAGAAAAGCCGGTTATCACCCGCCCCTCATATGCGAGGGATGTTTGATACCGGCAAAATGATGAAGATAACTCTGGTATCGTTGTTGATTCCAGCTGTTGGCGGAATAATGCGGTATGGGTACAACGCCTTAGGTGTTATTGCGGTTACCGTAATAACCGCAATTATCGCCGGAATGATATGCCAAAAACTGAGAGGGCAAGCTATCAAATTCGATGCCGGTACTGTAATCACCGGGCTGCTCCTGGCGCTGGTTCTTCCCCCTGCGCTGCCATTGTGGATGGCAGCTATTGGAGCCATCTTTGCTGTATGCATTGTAAAAGAAGCTTTCGGCGGTACTGGCCAAAATATATTTAACCCTGCACTAGGAGCTCAGGCCTTTCTGCTGGCAAGTTTTTCAAGCCCGATGAGCCACTGGATTGAACCTACTGGTTTCGGGGGAGATCTGATTTCCGGGATAAATCCATTGGTTGGTGAAATAGGTGCAGAAATCACCAAGGGCGAACTGTACCAGAGCTTGTTATTTGGAAATACAGCCGGCTTCATCGGCAGTGGTGCCATTTTTGTAATTGTTGGCGGCTTGCTGCTACTTTTAATCGGTACGATTGATATTAGAACTCCCCTTAGCTACCTCGGCGCTGTTGCCTTGACCAGCCTGGCTTTTGGCGCGGACCCAATCTTCCACCTACTGGCTGGCGGGGTAATGCTAACTGCCTTTTATTTTGCTTGCGACCCGGTAACAACACCACTGTACTGGAAGGGAAGGCTTATATTTGCCATCGGCGCAGGTGTTTTTACAGTACTTGTTCGCCAGCTTGGCAGCGCTGCTGATGGTTTTACCTATGCTATTTTAATCATGAACGCCGTTACTCCACTTATTGACAGGTATGTGAAACCGATACCTATGGGGATGAAAAAGGTCAAGAGGAATGCAGCTTAG
- the rsxC gene encoding electron transport complex subunit RsxC, whose translation MKINNIPFNSIDLPGYKFTASCPIETIPLPEKVIIPLLCYGNEYAPTVNKGQAIVAGEGIGTSDNPVMPPIVSTISGEVTGIIKYADPFYGSLISAVAITSDGQDKWIEPEKSPRENASGRTLLKLIEKTGIYGLGGGGFPLYIKLLSALNAKVNTLVINGMECEPYLTSDYRLMIENAHDIISGTRVFQKILSPQQTIIAVNDRYPAAIASLENAAADMEMGGKILISPFKSVYPSGAEELLVKTILKREVPPGRLPQDIGASIHSIATVKSVNDVMTSGLPPADRTITASGNLVKRANLKVRIGTPLSDIINYCGGIRSNNNKIILGGPMTGRLAHNLEIPITPPVFAVLALTETEMHESECIRCGKCIDVCPVSLSPVDFYYNARISKYEECSKYGIDICFECGNCAFSCPSGIPLMQYIKIAKREIKLRGSNS comes from the coding sequence GTGAAAATAAATAACATCCCCTTCAACAGTATCGATTTGCCCGGTTACAAGTTCACTGCCTCGTGCCCAATTGAGACGATACCTCTTCCAGAAAAAGTAATTATCCCCCTGTTGTGTTACGGCAATGAATATGCTCCTACTGTCAACAAGGGACAGGCAATTGTTGCCGGTGAAGGGATCGGCACAAGTGATAACCCAGTTATGCCGCCAATTGTATCCACCATATCAGGAGAGGTAACCGGAATCATCAAATACGCTGATCCTTTCTATGGTTCTTTAATTTCAGCAGTGGCCATCACCTCCGATGGACAGGATAAATGGATAGAACCAGAAAAATCCCCCCGGGAAAATGCCTCCGGCCGTACTCTGCTAAAGTTAATTGAAAAAACCGGTATATATGGGTTGGGCGGCGGCGGTTTCCCGCTCTATATCAAGTTGCTCTCCGCCTTAAACGCCAAGGTAAACACTCTGGTAATCAATGGAATGGAGTGCGAACCGTATCTTACCTCCGATTACCGGTTGATGATTGAAAACGCCCATGACATTATTTCCGGCACCCGTGTTTTTCAAAAAATACTGTCTCCCCAGCAAACCATCATCGCTGTAAATGATCGTTATCCAGCCGCAATTGCCAGCCTTGAGAATGCAGCAGCAGACATGGAGATGGGGGGAAAGATACTAATCAGCCCCTTTAAATCAGTTTATCCTTCAGGCGCTGAAGAATTACTGGTAAAAACTATACTGAAACGGGAAGTACCACCCGGCAGGCTGCCACAGGATATCGGAGCCAGCATCCATAGTATTGCTACAGTCAAAAGCGTAAACGATGTAATGACGAGTGGGCTTCCTCCCGCCGACAGAACAATTACCGCAAGTGGCAACCTGGTAAAACGGGCAAATCTTAAGGTGCGGATCGGCACCCCTCTTTCGGATATTATTAATTACTGCGGAGGAATCCGAAGCAATAATAATAAGATAATTCTTGGTGGTCCAATGACAGGGCGCCTTGCTCATAACCTGGAGATACCTATCACGCCTCCTGTTTTTGCTGTATTAGCCCTCACAGAGACCGAAATGCATGAAAGTGAATGCATCCGTTGCGGTAAATGTATTGATGTCTGCCCGGTTAGTCTTTCTCCAGTTGATTTTTATTACAACGCGCGCATTAGTAAATACGAAGAATGCAGTAAATACGGAATCGATATCTGCTTTGAATGCGGCAATTGCGCATTCTCTTGCCCTTCAGGCATTCCCTTAATGCAATACATCAAGATCGCCAAGCGCGAGATTAAATTGAGAGGAAGCAATAGCTAA
- a CDS encoding FAD:protein FMN transferase, with protein MISCRKQILGAICSLIIMASTLVTGACSAPTLTSFDETRMLMGTFVSITLYATDEDTASAAIEAAFERMQEIEQAASIYSETAEAYRLNEQGFIDSPSADLKKLVELSIEYGELTNGFFDITVQPVLELWEGGLWSETPQVQQERVNEAMKLVGYNKIVPGANSITMSEGMEITLGGIAKGFAAGEALKVLENLGIKHAVVNAGGDSATLGDKPDGTAWKATLVNPDNTNESIVSFALEGESIATSGNYARYFDPAKKVSHILNPRTGYSVSECISVTIITRQAELADALATAVFVMGPVEGIRFVDNLEGVECMIIDNDREIHRSDGLSKYEVQGENK; from the coding sequence ATGATTTCTTGCCGCAAGCAGATTTTGGGAGCAATATGCTCCCTGATTATTATGGCTTCTACCCTGGTCACTGGAGCATGTTCTGCCCCAACCCTGACGAGCTTCGATGAAACACGCATGCTGATGGGGACCTTTGTGTCTATAACCCTTTACGCTACAGACGAAGATACCGCCTCAGCGGCAATTGAAGCGGCTTTTGAGCGCATGCAGGAAATAGAACAAGCAGCTTCGATTTACAGCGAAACTGCCGAAGCCTATCGTCTTAATGAACAAGGATTCATTGATTCCCCCAGTGCGGATCTAAAGAAGCTGGTTGAACTCTCTATTGAATACGGCGAGCTCACCAACGGTTTTTTTGATATTACCGTTCAGCCAGTTCTTGAACTTTGGGAAGGCGGCCTCTGGTCAGAAACTCCCCAGGTTCAACAAGAACGGGTAAACGAGGCAATGAAGCTCGTCGGGTACAATAAAATTGTACCGGGTGCAAATTCTATTACCATGTCTGAGGGGATGGAAATAACCCTGGGAGGAATTGCCAAGGGGTTTGCTGCTGGTGAGGCTTTAAAAGTCCTGGAAAACCTGGGGATTAAACATGCCGTTGTCAACGCTGGCGGGGATAGTGCTACCCTGGGAGACAAGCCCGATGGCACCGCCTGGAAAGCAACCTTGGTAAATCCTGATAATACCAATGAATCAATTGTTTCCTTTGCTTTAGAGGGCGAGTCTATTGCCACCTCGGGTAATTACGCCAGGTATTTTGACCCTGCTAAAAAGGTTAGCCATATCCTTAATCCACGTACCGGTTATTCAGTCAGTGAGTGCATTTCGGTTACTATCATCACCCGCCAGGCAGAACTGGCAGATGCACTGGCAACTGCAGTATTTGTAATGGGGCCAGTAGAAGGAATAAGATTCGTCGACAACCTCGAAGGGGTTGAATGCATGATAATCGATAACGATCGGGAGATACATCGTTCTGATGGATTGAGTAAATACGAGGTTCAGGGTGAAAATAAATAA
- a CDS encoding MarC family protein — MQSLLLTFVPLFIVMDAFGVLPFIIIMSEGSTAMERSKMVKVAIITAAIVGLVFLFIGRLILNAMGISVGAFAIAGGIILLVLSVNYMTKGHMMDASKEEMVAVVPIGTPLLAGPATITTLLLLESQFPFYIVLISLTLNLLLTLVVFSFSNQIVRFMGPGGIKAVSRVFTLLLSAIAVNMMLQGLEMLELITLPI, encoded by the coding sequence ATGCAATCATTATTGCTGACCTTTGTTCCATTGTTTATCGTGATGGATGCTTTTGGTGTATTGCCGTTTATCATCATCATGAGCGAGGGATCTACTGCTATGGAACGGAGCAAGATGGTGAAGGTTGCAATAATAACTGCAGCAATAGTCGGTTTGGTTTTCTTGTTCATCGGGCGGCTGATTCTGAATGCTATGGGTATTTCAGTAGGGGCGTTTGCCATTGCCGGGGGTATTATCCTGCTGGTGCTGTCCGTTAACTATATGACCAAAGGGCACATGATGGATGCAAGCAAAGAAGAAATGGTAGCGGTTGTGCCAATAGGAACGCCGCTTCTGGCTGGCCCGGCTACTATCACTACACTATTACTGCTTGAATCTCAATTTCCTTTTTATATTGTGCTGATATCCCTCACCTTAAACCTGCTGCTTACGCTTGTAGTGTTTTCATTTAGTAATCAGATAGTTCGCTTTATGGGCCCGGGTGGGATCAAGGCAGTATCGCGCGTGTTTACGCTGTTGCTTTCAGCTATTGCGGTAAACATGATGTTACAGGGTCTTGAGATGCTTGAGCTGATTACGCTGCCCATCTAG
- a CDS encoding iron-sulfur cluster assembly scaffold protein, producing MSDGALDKLRDAIQAELRYAGFSEKALLHATRPANTGELAGHNAFGISFGENGETLAIWLKVKDEVITGASFTSDGDDALTACGSMITELIKGKTLEQAGLLTSGDLVRALGGLPQGCSVAADLTIEVLGNALLDAPGS from the coding sequence ATGAGCGACGGTGCTTTAGATAAGTTAAGAGATGCAATTCAGGCAGAATTACGTTATGCCGGTTTTTCTGAAAAAGCACTACTGCATGCCACGCGCCCCGCTAATACCGGTGAGTTAGCAGGGCATAATGCTTTTGGTATATCGTTTGGGGAAAATGGCGAAACTTTGGCTATCTGGTTAAAAGTTAAAGACGAAGTGATAACCGGGGCCAGTTTTACATCCGATGGGGATGATGCCCTGACTGCTTGCGGCAGTATGATTACCGAATTGATAAAGGGCAAAACGCTGGAACAAGCGGGCTTGCTCACTTCTGGTGATCTGGTGCGTGCCCTGGGAGGCTTACCGCAAGGATGCTCAGTGGCAGCTGACCTTACTATTGAAGTTCTGGGTAATGCGCTGTTAGACGCTCCCGGGAGTTAA
- a CDS encoding flavin reductase family protein, with the protein MEKVRLGPTTLAYPMPAFLVGSNVNGKPNFLTAAWGGIACGEPPMISIAINHKRFTLKGIKETGSFSVCIPSVEQVTETDFCGIASGKRYDKVAACGFNVFYGDSGNAPMIEQCPISLECRLSQMPDLGSHVLVIGEILETYITADCLTEGKPDVNKIRPFLYSSGHRQEYLSFGDSIAPAFKKGKEIKIRLTPGSV; encoded by the coding sequence ATGGAAAAAGTACGCCTCGGGCCAACTACCCTGGCTTACCCAATGCCAGCCTTTTTAGTTGGATCCAACGTAAATGGCAAACCCAACTTTCTCACCGCAGCGTGGGGCGGAATCGCTTGTGGGGAACCACCAATGATTTCGATTGCTATTAATCATAAGCGTTTTACCCTCAAAGGGATTAAAGAAACCGGCTCATTCTCAGTCTGCATTCCTTCAGTAGAGCAGGTAACCGAAACAGATTTCTGCGGAATAGCCAGCGGTAAGCGCTATGATAAAGTTGCCGCTTGCGGTTTTAATGTCTTTTACGGAGATTCAGGAAACGCACCTATGATTGAACAATGCCCGATCAGCCTTGAATGCCGACTTTCACAAATGCCCGATCTTGGCAGTCATGTACTGGTAATCGGAGAAATTTTAGAAACTTATATTACGGCAGATTGCCTGACCGAAGGTAAGCCGGATGTAAATAAAATACGGCCGTTTCTGTATTCATCTGGCCACAGGCAGGAATACCTCAGCTTTGGGGATTCAATTGCTCCGGCATTTAAAAAGGGCAAAGAAATAAAAATCCGTTTAACTCCCGGGAGCGTCTAA
- a CDS encoding dihydroorotate dehydrogenase electron transfer subunit, translating into MNSKIQPLTASLQSIEELYQGVFLAWLNCPQISQTAKPGQFVMLSCDGYPLRRPLAVHQVDYTKDSFAVLFAVVGKGTAWLSKQKPGIEVNALGPLGNGFSFASGVQNILLIAGGLGIAPLRFVAQAAHEAGKSVTLLQGASTASCVYPANNLPEQVRCYIATEDGSCGAHCLVTGILHDYIGWADQIMACGPNAMYHPIAAHNKQLLRVKPFQVSLEARMGCGFGACYGCSIKTTSGMKKICHDGPVFDYNAILWDKNPGI; encoded by the coding sequence ATGAACAGTAAAATACAACCATTGACAGCGTCGTTACAAAGTATAGAAGAGCTCTATCAGGGAGTCTTCCTGGCATGGTTGAATTGCCCTCAAATATCCCAAACAGCCAAACCAGGCCAATTTGTTATGTTAAGTTGCGATGGCTACCCCTTGAGGCGGCCTCTTGCAGTGCATCAGGTAGATTACACCAAGGATAGTTTCGCAGTTCTTTTTGCTGTAGTCGGCAAGGGAACAGCCTGGCTCTCCAAGCAAAAACCAGGCATTGAAGTAAACGCACTCGGCCCGCTTGGTAATGGGTTCTCGTTTGCCTCTGGAGTACAGAACATTCTGCTGATTGCTGGTGGTTTAGGCATTGCGCCTTTACGCTTCGTAGCGCAGGCAGCACATGAAGCTGGTAAATCGGTGACGCTGCTCCAGGGAGCAAGCACAGCCTCTTGTGTCTATCCAGCCAATAACTTGCCAGAGCAGGTAAGGTGTTATATAGCCACTGAAGATGGTTCCTGCGGTGCCCACTGCCTGGTAACCGGAATATTACATGACTATATAGGATGGGCAGACCAGATTATGGCTTGCGGTCCAAACGCTATGTATCATCCGATTGCCGCCCATAACAAGCAGCTCTTGAGAGTCAAACCTTTTCAAGTCTCCCTAGAAGCCCGCATGGGCTGCGGCTTTGGAGCGTGCTATGGTTGTTCAATAAAAACTACGTCCGGCATGAAAAAGATCTGCCACGATGGGCCGGTGTTTGACTATAACGCTATATTATGGGATAAAAATCCCGGTATATAA